In Granulicella mallensis MP5ACTX8, the sequence CACTCGCTGCGCTCGGAATGACAACCAGAAAAGCAAGGACAACAGCAACAGCAAAAACTACGGATACATCTCCGTCACGCCACCATCCCCCGCAATCAGCGCCAGGCTGGCCATGTTCAGAAACAGCCCATGCTCCACCACGCCGACGATGCCGCGAATGGCGGCGGCCGTCGCCGCAGGATCCGGGATCTGGCCGCAGGCGCAGTCCAGGATGTAATTTCCTTCGTCCGTAAGATACGGTCCATCGCCGTTCTTTGCCGGTCTCTGCGAAGGATTCAGCCCCAGCGCAGCTAGCTTCGAATGCACCAGCGGCAACGCCATCTTGATGACCTCGACAGGCAGCGGAAACCGTCCCAGCGTCTTTACAACCTTCGTCTGGTCGACCACCACGATGAACTTCTTCGCCGAACTTGCGACAATCTTTTCGCG encodes:
- the rpiA gene encoding ribose-5-phosphate isomerase RpiA, which encodes MTQDEAKALVGKRAVEFVQDGMAVGLGTGSTSTLFIKALGERVKQGLKIRCVASSDASHNLAASLGMDITTLDKLPDLDVYIDGADEVAPGLTLIKGGGGAMLREKIVASSAKKFIVVVDQTKVVKTLGRFPLPVEVIKMALPLVHSKLAALGLNPSQRPAKNGDGPYLTDEGNYILDCACGQIPDPAATAAAIRGIVGVVEHGLFLNMASLALIAGDGGVTEMYP